In Levilactobacillus brevis, a single genomic region encodes these proteins:
- a CDS encoding A/G-specific adenine glycosylase, whose product MEKWSAATIRDFRKTLLDWYDREGRDLPWRHGRNPYHTWVSEVMLQQTQVNTVIPYYENFLATFPTVADLAAADEATLLKTWQGLGYYSRARNLQRAAQQLMTDYHGKWPETAAELEDLIGIGPYTASAIASIAFDEVVPAVDGNAFRVFARLLMIDADIAKPKTRQLFTTIIQPIVDPQRPGAFNQAIMDLGSSYMTAKNPDPEHSPVKAFDASYRAGRVLDFPVKTRAPRPKPVAYYGLIIQSPAGYLLVQRGANEMLTGYWSFPLVPRETLHTTDQKSWTLADDISALERQWRQEYQLPVKLGPVSGQPVSHTYTHQRWQVKLLTATLPTALPLEFFPGKWVPAGEISALPLPKVQEKMMQRYAKQQDSAAFREN is encoded by the coding sequence ATGGAAAAATGGTCGGCGGCAACGATCCGCGACTTTCGCAAGACGTTGCTAGATTGGTATGATCGCGAGGGGCGGGACCTGCCCTGGCGGCATGGCCGGAATCCCTATCACACCTGGGTCAGTGAAGTAATGTTGCAGCAAACACAGGTGAATACGGTGATTCCGTATTACGAAAATTTCTTGGCGACCTTTCCGACGGTGGCCGACTTAGCGGCGGCTGACGAGGCGACGTTACTCAAAACCTGGCAGGGATTGGGCTACTATTCGCGTGCTCGCAATCTCCAGCGCGCGGCCCAGCAACTGATGACGGACTACCACGGCAAATGGCCGGAGACGGCCGCCGAATTGGAAGACTTGATTGGTATCGGTCCGTATACGGCCAGTGCCATTGCCAGCATTGCCTTTGACGAGGTCGTGCCGGCCGTGGATGGCAATGCCTTTCGGGTGTTCGCGCGGCTACTGATGATTGACGCCGACATTGCCAAGCCTAAGACGCGCCAATTGTTTACGACCATCATTCAACCGATCGTGGATCCGCAGCGTCCGGGCGCCTTCAATCAAGCCATCATGGATCTGGGGTCAAGCTACATGACGGCCAAGAATCCCGACCCGGAACATTCGCCGGTCAAGGCATTTGACGCGTCCTATCGGGCAGGACGGGTGCTGGATTTTCCGGTCAAGACCAGGGCACCTCGGCCCAAGCCAGTCGCCTACTATGGCCTGATTATTCAGTCGCCGGCAGGCTATCTGCTCGTCCAGCGTGGCGCCAACGAGATGTTGACCGGGTATTGGAGCTTTCCACTGGTCCCACGGGAAACCCTGCACACGACGGATCAGAAATCATGGACGCTAGCTGACGATATTTCAGCGCTCGAACGACAGTGGCGTCAAGAATATCAGCTCCCCGTGAAACTGGGGCCAGTGAGCGGGCAACCGGTCAGCCACACGTATACGCATCAACGCTGGCAGGTCAAGCTTTTAACGGCGACCTTACCAACGGCACTTCCCTTGGAATTTTTCCCGGGAAAGTGGGTGCCGGCTGGCGAGATTTCGGCCTTACCATTGCCGAAGGTCCAAGAGAAAATGATGCAGCGGTACGCGAAACAGCAAGATTCTGCGGCTTTTCGGGAGAATTAG